The Malus domestica chromosome 10, GDT2T_hap1 genome contains a region encoding:
- the LOC139188528 gene encoding uncharacterized protein, with product MSNLNKLNFTVLEVSGRNYLKWVQDVKPRLTPKNLFPTIEKETDNRVSEVEKATAMIFIKRHIHDDLKIVYLVEKDPRALWVTLADRFNHQNDIFLPEQQYRAQNFTKFSNLISILLLAQKKNQLLMKNHQARLTGATVMPEAHYSTNQHPKCQKRHGKGGQKPPRKSQ from the exons atgtcgaatttgaacaaactcaacTTCACCGTtttggaggtctctggaaggaactacctcaagtgggtccaagatgtgaagcccCGCCTCACTCCAAAGAACTTGTTTCCCACCATTGAAAAAGAGACAGACAACCGTGTTAGCGAAgttgaaaaagccactgctatgatcttcatcaaAAGACATATCCATGATGATTTGAAAATTGTATATCTTGTTGAgaaggatccacgtgcattatgggtcactttggctgatcgttttaaTCACCAAAATGACATATTTTTGCCTGAA caacaatatagagctcaaaaTTTCACCAAGTTCTCAAATttgatctctattttacttctcgctCAAAAGaagaaccagctgttgatgaagaatcatcaagctcgacttaCTGGGGCGACTGttatgcctgaagcacattatagcacaaaTCAACACCCAAAATGCCAAAAGAGGCATGGTAAAGGCGGCCAGAAGCCACCCCGCAAAAGTCAATAG